In the Malania oleifera isolate guangnan ecotype guangnan chromosome 1, ASM2987363v1, whole genome shotgun sequence genome, one interval contains:
- the LOC131166912 gene encoding transcription factor BIM2-like isoform X4: MSTVLPVPELFKFQILRDLIPQNDQKRDKASFLLEVIEYIHFLQEKLQMYEGSYQGWSQEPTKLIPWRNNHGPVEGFADHSQVMMNGSGQENNAVTPTVLTNAEGFVESDLSTGAAYRAVNHSHGPATETIPLNVPLQPNMFPAGGRGAMPMQASFPDAEHMSSLVQCQLGQDRPCATEYAASSGAPNGQEFATENRAVNISNACSQGLLNTLTQALESSGVDISRANISVQIDVGKEANSRVMAMTYNMKDNRSLSPRNRAMLHSVVGSCVKDSDQAYKRVRTERRVGQIKLEGSMIP; this comes from the exons ATGTCAACTGTGCTGCCTGTGCCTGAGCTTTTCAA ATTTCAGATTTTAAGAGATCTCATACCTCAAAATGATCAGAAGAGGGATAAAGCTTCATTTTTGTTAGAG GTTATAGAATACATTCATTTTTTACAGGAAAAGTTACAAATGTATGAAGGATCATACCAAGGATGGAGCCAGGAGCCCACAAAGTTAATACCATGG AGAAATAATCATGGACCTGTAGAAGGTTTTGCTGATCATTCGCAAGTCATGATGAATGGCTCTGGTCAGGAGAATAATGCTGTCACCCCAACAGTTCTTACAAATGCAGAGGGCTTTGTAGAATCTGATTTAAGCACAGGTGCTGCATACAGAGCAGTGAATCATTCCCATGGACCAGCAACTGAAACAATTCCGCTTAATGTGCCGTTACAGCCAAACATGTTCCCTGCTGGTGGGAGGGGGGCCATGCCAATGCAGGCATCTTTTCCTGATGCTGAGCACATGAGTTCCTTGGTCCAATGCCAGTTAGGTCAGGATAGACCATGTGCTACCGAGTATGCTGCCTCGAGCGGTGCGCCAAATGGACAGGAGTTTGCGACTGAAAATAGAGCAGTTAATATCTCTAATGCCTGCTCTCAAGG ATTATTGAATACTCTGACCCAAGCACTGGAATCTTCAGGCGTTGATATTTCACGGGCCAATATATCTGTACAAATTGATGTTGGAAAAGAAGCAAATAGTCGAGTGATGGCTATGACATACAACATGAAG GATAACAGGAGCCTGTCTCCTAGAAATCGAGCTATGCTACATTCTGTAGTTGGGAGTTGTGTTAAGGACTCTGATCAAGCTTATAAGAGAGTTAGAACAGAAAGAAG AGTTGGGCAGATCAAATTGGAAGGGTCTATGATTCCTTGA